One window from the genome of Bacteroidales bacterium encodes:
- a CDS encoding NADH:ubiquinone reductase (Na(+)-transporting) subunit D has translation MNIRKYLGPLNKNNPITVQVLGVCSALAVTAQMKPAVVMCLAVTVVCGISNLIISLIRKTIPNRIRIIVQLVIVASLVIIVDQFLQAYFYEISKMLSVFVGLIITNCIIMGRLEAFALANKPVPSLIDGLANGFGYGIVLIIVAFFRELLGSGTLWNYQIIPASFYEYGYLNNGLMTLPSMALIIIGIMIWIQRTKESELQEKQ, from the coding sequence AGGAGTTTGTTCGGCTTTGGCGGTTACTGCACAAATGAAACCGGCAGTTGTTATGTGCCTTGCCGTAACCGTTGTATGTGGAATTTCAAACCTCATAATTTCATTAATCAGAAAAACTATTCCAAACAGAATAAGAATCATCGTCCAGCTCGTTATAGTAGCAAGTTTGGTAATTATTGTCGATCAGTTCCTGCAAGCATATTTCTACGAAATTAGTAAAATGCTTTCCGTTTTTGTAGGTTTAATAATCACTAATTGCATAATCATGGGACGTCTCGAAGCTTTCGCTCTGGCTAACAAACCGGTACCTTCTCTAATAGACGGATTGGCTAATGGATTCGGTTACGGAATTGTTTTGATAATTGTAGCTTTTTTCAGAGAACTTCTCGGTTCCGGTACTTTATGGAATTATCAAATAATTCCCGCAAGTTTTTATGAATACGGCTATTTAAATAACGGTTTGATGACTTTACCGAGCATGGCGTTAATTATCATCGGTATCATGATATGGATTCAACGTACCAAAGAAAGTGAATTACAAGAAAAACAATAA
- the nqrE gene encoding NADH:ubiquinone reductase (Na(+)-transporting) subunit E, with amino-acid sequence MESLTEIFVRSIFTENMIFAYFLGMCSYLAVSKNVKTAFGLGIAVCFVLVVTIPVNYLIYNFLLKAGALTWISAQLGNINLSFLSLIIYIAVIASIVQLLEMIIERYSSALYNSLGIFLPLIAVNCAILGGSLFMQERNFPTVGHSLVYALGSGIGWLLAIVAFAAIREKTRYSKTPKPLRGLGIAYITTGLMALAFLAFSGI; translated from the coding sequence ATGGAATCATTAACAGAAATATTTGTACGTTCGATATTTACGGAAAATATGATTTTTGCATATTTCTTAGGAATGTGTTCATATTTGGCGGTTTCAAAAAATGTAAAAACCGCGTTCGGACTTGGGATTGCCGTTTGTTTTGTACTTGTTGTAACAATTCCTGTGAATTATTTAATATATAATTTCCTGCTGAAAGCCGGAGCATTAACTTGGATTTCAGCACAATTAGGAAATATTAATCTATCTTTCTTATCATTAATAATTTATATTGCAGTCATCGCATCTATAGTACAATTACTCGAAATGATAATCGAAAGATATTCTTCAGCATTATACAATTCGCTCGGAATTTTTCTTCCGTTAATAGCAGTAAATTGTGCGATTTTAGGCGGTTCGCTTTTTATGCAGGAAAGAAATTTTCCGACAGTCGGACATAGCCTTGTTTATGCATTAGGCTCAGGAATAGGTTGGTTACTCGCCATTGTTGCATTTGCAGCGATAAGAGAAAAAACGAGATATTCAAAAACGCCAAAACCATTGCGCGGATTAGGAATCGCTTATATTACAACAGGTTTAATGGCATTGGCATTTTTAGCGTTTTCCGGAATTTAA
- the nqrF gene encoding NADH:ubiquinone reductase (Na(+)-transporting) subunit F — translation MNGLIIIISIIIFLIVIWLLVIVLLFARKKLIPGGKATIHINNDEKSVESDKGITLLNALSGNQIFMSSACGGGGTCGACKGIVLSGGGTILPTETSHITRKMQEEQYRLFCQVKVKEDLDIEIPPEIFGVKKWQCEVISNKNVATYIKEFIVKLPDNETLDFRSGGYIQVDVPKCNIPFSSFDIADEYRQEWDKLNLFDLKMKNNESEVVRAYSMANCPAENNIITLNVRIATPPFDSKKKALKKVNPGICSSYIFSLKSGDKITISGPYGEFFIKDTDNEIMFIGGGAGMAPMRSHIFDLFKTKQSKRKTTFWYGGRSLKELFYIDEFQQIEKDNDNFSFHVALSAPSPEDNWTGDTGFIHEVILEKYLSKHPFPEDIEYYICGPGLMLDAVLKMLDNLGVPKSMIFYDDFGN, via the coding sequence ATGAATGGATTAATCATTATAATTTCAATAATAATCTTTCTGATAGTTATCTGGTTATTAGTTATTGTATTACTTTTTGCAAGGAAAAAACTTATTCCTGGCGGAAAAGCAACAATACACATAAACAATGATGAGAAGAGTGTTGAAAGCGACAAAGGAATAACTCTCCTCAATGCTTTGTCCGGCAATCAAATTTTCATGTCGTCTGCATGTGGTGGCGGCGGAACATGCGGTGCATGCAAGGGAATCGTACTTTCGGGCGGCGGAACTATACTTCCAACTGAAACATCACACATAACCAGAAAAATGCAGGAAGAACAATACAGATTATTCTGTCAGGTGAAAGTTAAAGAAGATCTTGATATAGAAATTCCGCCTGAAATTTTCGGAGTGAAGAAATGGCAATGCGAAGTTATCTCTAACAAAAACGTTGCAACTTATATAAAGGAATTTATCGTAAAACTTCCCGATAATGAAACATTAGATTTTCGTTCCGGAGGATATATACAGGTGGATGTTCCTAAATGTAATATTCCTTTCAGTAGTTTTGATATTGCCGATGAATACAGACAGGAATGGGACAAATTAAATCTTTTCGATTTAAAAATGAAAAATAACGAAAGTGAAGTTGTTCGTGCATATTCAATGGCAAATTGTCCGGCAGAAAATAATATCATAACATTGAATGTGAGAATTGCAACTCCACCTTTCGACAGCAAGAAGAAAGCTTTAAAGAAAGTTAATCCTGGAATCTGTTCATCATACATTTTTTCATTAAAATCCGGCGATAAGATAACTATTTCCGGACCCTACGGCGAATTTTTCATTAAGGATACCGATAATGAAATAATGTTTATCGGCGGCGGTGCCGGAATGGCTCCGATGAGATCTCATATCTTCGATCTTTTCAAAACGAAACAAAGTAAACGTAAAACAACATTCTGGTACGGAGGAAGGTCTCTGAAAGAATTATTTTATATTGACGAATTTCAACAAATTGAAAAAGACAATGACAATTTCTCTTTCCATGTTGCTCTATCAGCTCCATCGCCAGAAGATAATTGGACAGGAGACACAGGTTTTATTCATGAAGTTATTTTGGAGAAATATTTAAGTAAGCATCCTTTTCCTGAAGACATAGAATATTACATTTGCGGTCCAGGATTAATGTTGGATGCTGTTCTAAAAATGCTTGACAATCTTGGTGTTCCAAAAAGTATGATTTTTTATGATGACTTTGGGAACTAA
- a CDS encoding CPBP family intramembrane metalloprotease: MNKRKTIYAIIVFYAIAICSRYITNKTGILSGMDNFFLKAVLEGMGPAIGALVAMLIFKIPMQMSLKGNFKNIIIPLSIYWFLPIILITAVAYFTNLTFPVIGVTTILIYGLLEEIGWRGFLQQLLKPLPKFIGILIITILWFIWHLDFSLTIGNLIFLGILFLGSWGIGLVADKTNSLLAVAAFHSLNNFFTELNTQKIIILVILIVIWILTIVYRRKLKVLT, from the coding sequence ATGAATAAACGTAAAACAATTTATGCAATTATAGTTTTTTACGCAATTGCTATCTGCTCAAGATATATCACCAATAAAACCGGAATTTTATCCGGAATGGATAATTTTTTCTTAAAAGCTGTTTTAGAAGGAATGGGGCCGGCAATAGGAGCCTTAGTTGCAATGCTTATTTTTAAAATCCCAATGCAGATGAGCCTCAAAGGAAATTTCAAAAATATTATTATTCCTCTTTCAATTTATTGGTTTCTGCCTATAATTTTAATTACAGCGGTAGCCTATTTTACAAACCTAACATTTCCTGTTATAGGAGTTACAACAATTTTAATTTACGGATTATTGGAAGAAATAGGATGGCGCGGATTTTTGCAACAATTATTAAAACCATTACCAAAATTTATCGGAATACTGATAATAACTATTTTGTGGTTTATTTGGCATTTGGATTTTAGTTTAACCATAGGTAATCTTATCTTTCTGGGAATATTGTTCTTAGGAAGTTGGGGTATCGGTTTAGTTGCAGACAAAACTAATTCTTTATTAGCCGTTGCTGCTTTTCATTCTTTGAATAATTTCTTCACAGAATTGAATACACAAAAAATTATCATTTTAGTTATACTTATTGTTATTTGGATTTTAACAATTGTATATAGAAGAAAATTGAAAGTTCTAACATAG
- a CDS encoding radical SAM protein, which produces MNHTCNFCAHNCNVNRNNESGFCKIDSGMYISTICVHKGEEPVISGEKGICNVFFNHCNLQCDYCQNYQISDNKGDLHQFSIDLESAYSQIAKILDSGIKSLGFVSPTPYISKIHELVNLLHSRKYFPTIVYNTNAYENPQTILDLESIVDVYLPDYKYANEEIAKKYSHINNYPETALAAIKEMYRQKGSDLILDETGLAKQGLIIRHLVLPSNIENSKSVLLNIALEISSKVHISLMSQYYPIYKSYKHPEINRKLSEEEYNSVIDFMDDLGLNSGWVQELESSENYLPNFENEKAFGENKK; this is translated from the coding sequence ATGAATCATACTTGCAATTTTTGCGCTCACAACTGCAACGTCAACAGAAACAATGAATCAGGCTTCTGTAAAATAGATTCTGGAATGTATATTTCCACTATTTGCGTTCATAAAGGTGAAGAACCTGTAATTAGCGGTGAGAAAGGAATTTGCAATGTGTTTTTTAATCACTGTAATTTGCAATGCGACTATTGTCAGAATTATCAAATCAGCGATAATAAAGGCGATTTACATCAATTCTCTATAGACTTAGAAAGTGCTTATTCTCAAATTGCTAAAATATTGGATAGCGGAATAAAGTCTCTCGGATTTGTTTCCCCAACTCCATACATTTCGAAAATTCACGAACTTGTAAATCTTCTTCATTCGCGGAAGTATTTTCCTACAATTGTTTACAACACTAATGCTTACGAAAACCCGCAAACTATATTAGACTTAGAAAGTATTGTAGATGTGTATCTTCCGGACTATAAATATGCAAACGAAGAAATAGCAAAAAAATATTCTCACATAAATAACTATCCGGAAACTGCTTTAGCAGCCATTAAAGAAATGTATCGGCAAAAAGGTTCTGATTTAATTTTAGATGAAACCGGTTTAGCTAAACAAGGTTTAATAATCCGTCATTTAGTTTTACCTTCAAACATAGAAAATTCCAAATCGGTTTTACTGAATATAGCTTTAGAAATATCTTCCAAAGTACACATTTCCTTGATGTCCCAGTATTATCCGATTTATAAATCTTACAAACATCCTGAAATTAATCGTAAATTAAGCGAAGAAGAGTATAATAGTGTAATAGATTTTATGGATGATTTGGGCTTGAACAGCGGCTGGGTACAAGAGTTAGAAAGTTCGGAAAATTATTTACCGAATTTTGAAAACGAAAAAGCGTTTGGAGAAAACAAAAAATAG
- a CDS encoding OmpA family protein, protein MKHSLLSLIFILMFQISFAQKSESIYIPSKKVQKEFETAKKYYSKNELDKAITAVDNCIKEDPFFGDAYIMKASIMVDLNDYCAAVELFDKAAEVLNLKYAGNLYDLYRFSVECGDYQKAKEKLLMMKDESDKRRYPVQLVDSLLEITSAALEIMKNPLQIEMKRIDYPVNSNINEYITAISADEKKLFFTRSYEDTTYIGNEQIIRIVDEVAYIAERNLTEDLSIWDTVYKFDEFYPQFADGRGITISPDGNTIFFVGCGWRDGYGSCDIYCSYRIGNNWTNPVNLGSNVNSKYWETQPYMSSDGYTLYFVSNRPGGYGKSDIWYSVMDEDGNFGEAKNLGDRVNTSGDERTPFIHFDARTLYFSSDGHPGLGGMDLFKIDLKNHEDKATNLGYPINDKSDQQCFLVSPDGTTAYVSSAAESGNFDIYCYLIPEEIRPVPVICIEGYVFDIVTGGKLNALVELVSTSNSNLLSSINTANDGHFVICIEDKVDFGITVSADGYMIYSDNSLSAKNISEIFEIGLHPLEDGKDIIARNIVFAHDSYELESVSYVELNRLISLMAKNPEINFEIRGHTDNIGSDAYNLTLSENRAKVVYDYLVSKGIASSRLIYKGYGSKFPIADNASEEGRALNRRTEFRVKLGVKN, encoded by the coding sequence ATGAAACATTCACTATTATCATTAATTTTTATATTAATGTTTCAAATCTCTTTCGCTCAAAAATCCGAATCTATTTATATCCCATCCAAAAAAGTTCAAAAAGAATTTGAAACAGCAAAAAAATATTATTCTAAAAATGAATTAGATAAAGCAATTACTGCTGTTGATAATTGTATTAAGGAAGATCCTTTCTTTGGCGATGCTTATATAATGAAAGCCAGCATAATGGTCGATCTGAATGATTATTGTGCTGCTGTTGAGCTATTTGATAAAGCTGCCGAAGTTTTAAATCTAAAATATGCCGGAAATTTATACGATTTATACAGGTTTTCAGTTGAATGCGGTGATTATCAAAAAGCTAAGGAAAAGCTGTTGATGATGAAAGATGAAAGTGATAAAAGAAGATATCCTGTCCAATTAGTTGATTCTTTGCTTGAAATTACAAGTGCAGCACTTGAGATTATGAAAAATCCTTTGCAGATTGAAATGAAAAGAATTGATTATCCGGTAAATTCTAATATTAATGAATATATAACTGCAATTTCTGCCGATGAAAAGAAGCTGTTTTTTACGCGAAGTTATGAAGATACTACATATATTGGTAATGAACAGATAATTAGAATTGTTGATGAAGTTGCCTATATTGCAGAACGTAATTTAACGGAAGATTTAAGTATTTGGGATACTGTTTATAAATTTGATGAATTTTATCCGCAATTTGCGGATGGACGCGGAATTACTATTTCTCCAGACGGCAATACGATTTTTTTTGTCGGTTGCGGTTGGAGAGACGGATACGGAAGTTGTGATATCTATTGTTCATATCGTATCGGGAATAATTGGACAAATCCCGTAAATTTAGGAAGTAATGTAAATTCAAAATATTGGGAAACCCAACCTTATATGTCGTCTGATGGATACACTCTTTATTTTGTGAGCAATCGCCCCGGAGGTTATGGAAAATCAGATATTTGGTATTCCGTTATGGATGAAGATGGAAATTTCGGTGAAGCAAAGAATCTCGGCGACCGCGTAAATACTTCCGGCGACGAAAGAACTCCATTTATACATTTTGATGCCAGAACTTTATATTTCTCGTCTGATGGTCATCCCGGTTTGGGAGGAATGGATTTGTTTAAAATTGATCTTAAAAATCATGAAGATAAAGCAACTAATCTCGGTTATCCGATTAATGACAAAAGCGATCAACAATGTTTCTTGGTAAGTCCGGACGGAACTACAGCTTATGTTTCTTCGGCTGCAGAAAGCGGCAATTTTGATATTTATTGTTATTTGATTCCGGAAGAAATTCGCCCTGTACCTGTTATTTGCATTGAAGGTTATGTTTTTGACATTGTTACAGGGGGAAAATTAAATGCCTTAGTTGAGCTTGTCTCAACAAGTAATTCTAACCTGTTAAGTTCTATTAATACAGCAAATGACGGACATTTTGTTATTTGCATCGAAGATAAAGTCGATTTCGGAATTACTGTTTCTGCTGACGGATATATGATTTATTCCGATAATTCTCTTTCGGCAAAGAATATTTCCGAAATATTTGAAATCGGATTACATCCTTTGGAAGACGGAAAGGATATTATAGCAAGGAATATTGTATTTGCTCACGATAGTTATGAGCTAGAAAGTGTTTCTTATGTGGAATTAAACAGATTGATTTCTTTGATGGCTAAAAATCCCGAAATAAATTTTGAAATACGCGGTCATACGGATAATATAGGTTCCGATGCTTATAATCTCACACTTTCTGAAAACAGGGCAAAGGTTGTTTACGACTATTTAGTTTCCAAAGGAATTGCTTCTTCAAGATTAATCTATAAAGGTTACGGTTCAAAATTCCCTATAGCCGATAATGCGTCCGAAGAGGGGAGGGCTCTGAATCGAAGAACGGAGTTTAGAGTTAAGTTGGGAGTTAAGAATTAA
- the folD gene encoding bifunctional methylenetetrahydrofolate dehydrogenase/methenyltetrahydrofolate cyclohydrolase FolD, giving the protein MQLIDGKEVSSAIKEEIKKEVSEIIDSGKRAPHLVAILVGDDPASHTYVNNKEKACVSVGMTSTIYKLPANITQEDLLETINFINNDDEVDGMIVQLPLPKHIDKDLIINAIDPSKDVDGFHPVNVGKMVAGEDTFLPATPFGILKLLEYYKIETSGKHCVIVGRSNIVGTPASILLSRKAYPGDCTVTLCHSRTQNIKNFCLQADILIAAIGSPKFITGDMIKKDTVVIDVGTNRIPSDKTKSGFALVGDVDFEEVSKKASYISPVPGGVGPMTITGLILNTLKAYKRER; this is encoded by the coding sequence ATGCAGTTAATTGATGGTAAAGAAGTTTCTTCGGCAATAAAGGAAGAAATAAAAAAAGAAGTAAGCGAAATTATTGACTCCGGAAAAAGAGCTCCGCATCTTGTGGCTATCCTTGTTGGCGACGATCCTGCAAGTCATACTTACGTTAATAATAAGGAAAAAGCCTGTGTATCTGTCGGAATGACTTCCACAATATACAAATTGCCGGCTAATATTACGCAAGAGGATCTTCTTGAAACAATTAATTTTATTAATAATGATGATGAAGTTGATGGAATGATTGTACAACTCCCTCTTCCGAAACATATTGACAAAGATTTGATTATTAACGCAATCGATCCTTCAAAAGATGTTGATGGTTTCCATCCTGTGAATGTAGGAAAAATGGTAGCCGGTGAAGATACTTTCTTACCTGCAACTCCTTTCGGGATTCTTAAATTGCTGGAGTATTACAAAATAGAAACTTCCGGAAAGCATTGTGTTATTGTAGGAAGAAGCAATATAGTAGGAACTCCTGCAAGTATTTTGCTCTCTCGTAAAGCTTATCCCGGCGATTGTACCGTTACACTTTGTCATAGCAGAACACAAAATATCAAGAATTTTTGTTTGCAGGCGGATATCCTTATTGCAGCAATCGGTAGTCCCAAATTTATTACCGGTGATATGATTAAAAAAGATACCGTTGTAATCGATGTCGGTACAAACAGAATTCCATCCGATAAAACTAAATCAGGATTTGCTCTCGTAGGTGATGTGGATTTCGAAGAAGTATCAAAGAAAGCATCTTACATTTCCCCGGTTCCCGGAGGTGTAGGACCAATGACAATAACCGGATTGATTCTTAATACACTTAAAGCTTATAAACGCGAAAGATAA
- the ffh gene encoding signal recognition particle protein, whose product MFESLSDRLDRSFKILKGQGYITDINVAETIKDVRKALLEADVSYKVAKSFTDEVREKAMGQKILTAVSPSQLLVKIVHDELTELMGGEHSEIDVKANPAIILIAGLQGSGKTTFSAKLANYLRNKKSKKPLLVAGDVYRPAAIDQLKVLGESIGVEVYSEPENKNPVEIAQHAIKYAKEKGFTAIIIDTAGRLAVDEEMMNEIANVKNAVKPHETLFVVDSMTGQDAVNTAKAFNDKIDYDGVVLTKLDGDTRGGAALTIKAVVNKPIKFVGIGEKVDALDVFYPKRMADRILGMGDIVSLVEKAQEQFDEEEAKKLQRKIAKNTFNFDDFLNQIKQIKKMGNIKDLMAMVPGMGKAIKDLDIDDDAFKGIEAMIHSMTPEERENPIMIDGSRRKRIAKGSGTTVQEVNQLLKQFGDAKKMMKMMNSSSGRAGMMNAMRKGGA is encoded by the coding sequence ATGTTTGAAAGTTTAAGTGATAGATTAGATAGGTCTTTTAAGATATTAAAGGGACAAGGATATATTACGGATATTAATGTTGCGGAAACAATTAAGGATGTTAGGAAAGCTTTGCTTGAAGCCGACGTAAGTTACAAAGTTGCCAAATCTTTTACCGATGAAGTGAGAGAAAAAGCAATGGGGCAAAAAATACTTACCGCCGTTTCTCCGAGCCAATTATTAGTTAAAATAGTTCATGATGAACTTACTGAACTTATGGGCGGCGAACATTCGGAAATTGATGTTAAAGCCAATCCGGCAATTATTCTTATCGCCGGGCTCCAAGGTTCCGGTAAAACAACTTTTTCTGCTAAACTTGCAAATTATCTTCGAAATAAAAAATCAAAAAAACCATTGTTAGTTGCCGGCGACGTATATCGTCCCGCCGCAATTGACCAGCTTAAAGTTCTAGGGGAATCAATCGGTGTTGAGGTTTATTCGGAACCGGAAAATAAAAATCCTGTAGAAATTGCACAACATGCAATCAAATATGCAAAAGAAAAAGGTTTTACGGCAATTATCATAGATACTGCCGGTCGTTTAGCTGTAGATGAAGAAATGATGAACGAAATAGCAAACGTAAAAAATGCTGTTAAGCCTCATGAAACTTTGTTTGTTGTTGACTCCATGACAGGTCAGGATGCGGTTAACACAGCAAAGGCATTCAATGATAAGATTGATTATGACGGGGTTGTGCTTACTAAACTCGATGGTGATACTCGTGGCGGTGCGGCACTTACAATAAAAGCAGTTGTAAATAAACCTATCAAATTTGTCGGAATCGGCGAGAAAGTCGATGCTCTTGATGTTTTCTATCCGAAGCGTATGGCTGATAGAATTCTCGGAATGGGTGATATTGTTTCTCTTGTTGAAAAAGCACAGGAACAATTTGATGAAGAAGAAGCTAAAAAACTGCAAAGAAAGATTGCTAAGAATACTTTTAATTTTGATGACTTCCTAAATCAAATCAAACAGATAAAGAAAATGGGTAATATCAAAGATTTAATGGCAATGGTTCCCGGAATGGGAAAAGCTATCAAAGATCTTGATATTGATGATGATGCTTTTAAAGGAATTGAGGCTATGATACATTCGATGACTCCCGAAGAACGTGAGAATCCTATTATGATAGACGGTAGCAGAAGAAAGAGAATAGCTAAAGGCAGCGGAACTACTGTTCAGGAAGTTAATCAACTTTTGAAGCAATTCGGAGACGCTAAGAAAATGATGAAAATGATGAATTCAAGTTCCGGAAGAGCAGGAATGATGAATGCGATGCGAAAAGGTGGAGCGTAA